The following proteins come from a genomic window of Rattus norvegicus strain BN/NHsdMcwi chromosome 8, GRCr8, whole genome shotgun sequence:
- the Mbd3l3 gene encoding methyl-CpG-binding domain protein 3-like 2B: MEESSGNTVKSQPLQGRLTGSMIPSRLQKRRKIQVAKSKRKAKHKSGTTLRNPLRLTSCIFPQPVTVITSYPENKTRYRRDEAKLKKPQQLCALERLKNFQFGGDSKENLSCPLELANAVERIARGMQDEASNQSGDKDQLTSGQVTSDQPPYLETNEHVALQLSPSFSSQGVTLPVPLHLSPSYFLRKVTTGDIQRQAWKVKKARKRLAEALEADRLARQTENMRE, from the exons ATGGAAGAGTCTTCAGGAAACACAGTTAAAAGCCAGCCTTTGCAG GGAAGACTCACAGGAAGTATGATACCCAGCAGActacagaagagaaggaagattcAAGTAGCCAAAAGCAAGAGAAAGGCCAAACATAAATCTGGCACTACTCTCAGAAATCCTTTGAGGTTGACCAGTTGCATCTTCCCACAACCTGTGACCGTAATAACTTCATACCCTGAAAATAAAACCCGGTACAGAAGAGATGAAGCAAAGCTGAAGAAACCCCAGCAGCTCTGTGCATTGGAGAGACTGAAAAACTTTCAATTTGGAGGAGACAGTAAAGAGAACCTATCATGTCCATTGGAGCTTGCAAATGCAGTAGAGAGAATTGCACGTGGAATGCAGGATGAAGCCAGCAACCAAAGTGGTGATAAGGATCAGCTAACTTCTGGACAAGTCACCTCTGACCAGCCCCCATACTTGGAAACAAATGAGCATGTGGCTCTTCAGTTGTCACCATCTTTCTCCAGTCAAGGGGTGACATTACCAGTACCTCTCCATCTGTCACCTTCTTACTTCCTACGGAAAGTAACCACAGGAGACATTCAGAGACAGGCCTGGAAGGTAAAGAAGGCCAGGAAGAGACTGGCAGAGGCCTTGGAGGCAGACAGGCTagccagacagacagagaacatgAGGGAATAA